TTGCCATTTTGGTTGCATAATATTACAGATTACGGTCATTTAGCAGTTGGAAGTCTTGATAGACAAGGGTTATAATAATTCATAGTCAAATGATAAGTCCATAGTCATTCTGATAAAGTCGTCCGTTTACCTTGGTTTCTGACGTATCTAATGAAATCGGATCATGTTGTTCTGAGGCCAAGAGGACTATGTCAGGTTCGTTTAATCAATATCAATCGCCAAGTTGATGACCAGATAGATATGTATTAGTAGCTTCACCAGAAGCTTGATGACACTACACAATCTATCATgtaatactttcttttttttttttaagatgtctGATGAAAGTCTTGGATTCCTATGGAGATGATTATAGAAAGAGCCATCTCACCTTCTTGCTGGTGGTAAAATATTTTACCTATTCTATCCTTACACAAGCAAACCTACTTCACTTCTCTAATATGAACCCAGTGTGCTCACccttcaatactttttttttttttgccaccaaCAACTTGCTTCTTTGCGACCTATGTGAATAAAATAATTGGCACCATACGACAGGATATCTTCATGCCAGAACCCGCACACTTCCTCTCCCCAACTGCATTCTGGCTTCTAGCTCAcaccttcagcctctctctttctccactggcacatttgcATCTGTCTTTCACCATATGCTCATCTCGTGAAGAAACAGATCTCTCgacccagcctctctctctcatacTACCGCCATATCTCTTATCTCCCCTTTGTCTCTAAACTTCATGAACGGTTTCTGTATAAATGCCTATCTTGCTTTTTCTCCTCCATTGACTTTTcgatccccaacattccactgagactaaactcacaaaagtgatcaacaaTCTAAGAGAGGAAAAAAACCGGTAATCCTATTGGGGGCACTCGGTCAACACAGAAGCAAAAGTCCTATACTTGAGTATTACTCATGAAATGTGTCAAACACAAAATTAACCTTATGAGTAATCGTGAAATATTAGCACATTTACTATATTGTAAGCaattccttttctttcttctttcgcGAATGGTCCATGTATTCAGGAAAGCTCCCCAAAATAAGCCATATTTATACTAACAAAGTTTCATAATTGTTCTACATAatttatatttgaaagttttatttttgcaggatgaGGACACCCGCACGTGTAATACACCAACCCCTGCAAACTCTGAAAACGAACCCCCGGAAAATGAGGACCTCTCAAGGTGTCTCTCTGGGCCGCCCCTTGGCTTAGAGGCTACTAGCCCAGAAAGTTCGTCTCTTGCAGAAGGACCACCggctaaaaaaaggaaaaagtacaAAGAGGAGAAAGACCATGGGAAAAAGATAAGCCCGTCTCTTCTTCCAACAGAACCACTTCTAGCACAGGTAATGCAATGCCATCAGCAGATAACCATTTatcaatatatatctatctgtatatactGCCAATAATGCCAATTTACTCATTGCTCTTCTGCAGGTGAAGATTGAAGAGGATTACTTGTGTGACGGGGATGAGGAACTCCCTCTTAGTTGGCGTCCCCTCAGCCCAAGAGACAAGATTCTACAGTACACAAAATTCTCCAGCCCGGGACCCTGCCCCGACTTTGATTAATACTCCCAGCAGTGATGAGATTTCTGGAAATACTGTGCCTTCTTCCACTGGAAAAACGTAATTTAGTCTGTTGAGAACTCTGGACA
Above is a genomic segment from Mixophyes fleayi isolate aMixFle1 chromosome 11, aMixFle1.hap1, whole genome shotgun sequence containing:
- the TFPT gene encoding TCF3 fusion partner, which produces MAAVSFEEFSVPPGSELALPPLFGGNILESELETEVEFVDGGLSGDNIQDEEEEAQQRMRELNKRKFLALNRRCKEIEQVNEKILNRLHQVQKITRRLKQERRCLMKVLDSYGDDYRKSHLTFLLVDEDTRTCNTPTPANSENEPPENEDLSRCLSGPPLGLEATSPESSSLAEGPPAKKRKKYKEEKDHGKKISPSLLPTEPLLAQVKIEEDYLCDGDEELPLSWRPLSPRDKILQYTKFSSPGPCPDFD